A part of Bombus huntii isolate Logan2020A chromosome 16, iyBomHunt1.1, whole genome shotgun sequence genomic DNA contains:
- the LOC126874688 gene encoding coiled-coil domain-containing protein 50 isoform X2: MAKSVLSSDTLPKAGRVNEVCREWLVHEDGALAYRLQDEEIREHYTSNKVRNAQVREDLPRAKVEQELEELRYQSYIQQQEERDALVAKQIALSLEREERQRERELQEQMRLQLRLDDEAAQLELERHIQEEKDEELARKLQQEEEENAIDNHDGPVNEQLLLDQKIAMEAQDAELARMLQEKERAKIRKARQRAKQRKLERQQLQELEEQNLTEKPQRPDRLELKGTQGKTRVQPTLNYPQYPDPEEIQTLDESVENIREVQNVAAIIDPTYNGSMHRNTSSSSSSTVSPTYALPTPPQELMNDDVPCYMPIQGQRRNQMQSPSQAHEEKHKRRVKDGCKQQ, from the exons ATGGCGAAATCCGTCTTGAGCTCGGACACATTACCGAAGGCAGGCCGAGTAAACGAAG TGTGTCGTGAGTGGCTGGTGCACGAAGATGGAGCACTCGCTTATCGTCTACAAGACGAAGAAA TTAGGGAACACTACACAAGCAACAAAGTTCGCAATGCACAAGTTAGAGAGGATTTACCAAGGGCTAAGGTTGAACAGGAGCTGGAAGAGCTTAGATATCAATCCTATATTCAACAGCA AGAGGAAAGAGATGCTCTTGTTGCAAAACAGATTGCATTGTCCTTAGAACGAgaggagagacagagagaaagagaattgCAAGAGCAAATGAGGCTGCAATTGAGATTGGACGACGAAGCTGCACAGCTTGAGCTCGAACGACACATTCAAGAAGAGAAAGATGAG GAATTAGCAAGAAAGCTGCAgcaggaagaagaagaaaatgctATAGATAATCATGATGGTCCTGTTAATGAACAACTACTGCTAGATCAAAAGATTGCGATGGAAGCACAGGATGCAGAACTTGCACGAATGCTTCAGGAAAAGGAGCGAGCAAAAATAAGGAAAGCGAGACAAAGAGCAAAGCAGAGAAAACTAGAACGGCAGCAACTTCAAGAATTAGAGGAGCAGAATCTTACAGAAAAGCCTCAACGACCTGATAGATTAGAATTGAAAGGCACTCAAGGCAAGACTAGAGTACAACCAACTTTAAATTATCCACAATATCCTGATCCTGAAGAAATACAAACGTTAGATGAGTCTGTTGAAAATATAAGAGAAGTGCAAAACGTAGCTGCAATTATTGATCCTACATACAATGGAAGTATGCACAGAAACACTTCAAGTAGCTCAAGTAGCACAGTAAGTCCTACATATGCATTGCCTACACCTCCACAGGAGCTTATGAACGATGATGTTCCATGTTACATGCCTATACAAGGACAACGAAGAAATCAAATGCAATCCCCGTCCCAAGCTCATGAAGAAAAGCATAAACGTCGTGTAAAAGATGGTTGTAAACAGCAgtaa
- the LOC126874417 gene encoding protein-S-isoprenylcysteine O-methyltransferase: MLCYNGKLSFFCFIAAGLIAILPEVLLRLEFNVFQEYFNNIWFTHLFQYGFLNILVLLAFRDFAYQVAVRAVLLGYAFGIGIIVSFVAPSSWQMFGVYITIMAIFHYTEFLSIAWINPSTLSIDSFILNHSIAYGVAACSSWIEFVIERHYYSAMKESSFISYFGLVLCICGEVLRKLAMFTAKHNFNHIVQSEKMDSHELITYGVYRICRHPSYVGWFYWSIGTQLILQNPVCFLAYTGVSWKFFHDRILIEEITLLNFFGQDYVEYQKKVSTGLPYISGYKLNL, encoded by the exons ATGCTGTGTTACAATGGAAAGCttagtttcttttgttttattgcCGCTGGTTTAATCGCAATCCTACCAGAAGTATTGTTAAGGTTAGAATTCAATGTTtttcaagaatattttaacaacATTTGGTTTACGCATTTATTTCAATATGGATTCTTAAATATACTTGTACTTCTTGCGTTTCGCGACTTTGCTTATCag GTTGCTGTAAGGGCAGTTCTCCTAGGATATGCCTTTGGTATTGGAATTATTGTGTCCTTTGTTGCACCATCTTCATGGCAAATGTTCGGAGTATATATCACTATAATGGCAATATTCCATTACACAGAATTTCTAAGCATAGCTTGGATAAATCCATCTACTCTTTCCATCGACAGTTTTATTCTAAATCACAGCATAGCTTATGGAGTAGCAGCATGTTCTAGCTGGATAGAATTTGTCATAGAAAGGCATTATTATTCTGCAATGAAAGAATCTTCTTTTATATCATACTTTGGACTTGTACTATGCATTTGCGGGGAAGTTTTGAGGAAATTGGCAATGTTTACTGCCAAGCATAATTTTAATCATATTGTGCAGAGTGAAAAGATGGATAGTCACGAACTGATTACGTATGGAGTTTACAGAATTTGCAGGCATCCTAGTTATGTGGGCTGGTTTTATTGGTCTATAGGAACGCAG CTAATACTCCAGAATCCAGTTTGTTTCCTTGCATACACTGGAGTATCTTGGAAGTTCTTTCACGACCGCATTTTAATCGAAGAGATTACTCTGCTTAATTTCTTTGGGCAGGATTATGTAGAATATCAGAAGAAAGTTAGTACAGGACTACCATATATATCTGGTTACAAGCTGAATTTATAG
- the LOC126874688 gene encoding coiled-coil domain-containing protein 50 isoform X1 yields the protein MAKSVLSSDTLPKAGRVNEVCREWLVHEDGALAYRLQDEEIREHYTSNKVRNAQVREDLPRAKVEQELEELRYQSYIQQHVSDFREERDALVAKQIALSLEREERQRERELQEQMRLQLRLDDEAAQLELERHIQEEKDEELARKLQQEEEENAIDNHDGPVNEQLLLDQKIAMEAQDAELARMLQEKERAKIRKARQRAKQRKLERQQLQELEEQNLTEKPQRPDRLELKGTQGKTRVQPTLNYPQYPDPEEIQTLDESVENIREVQNVAAIIDPTYNGSMHRNTSSSSSSTVSPTYALPTPPQELMNDDVPCYMPIQGQRRNQMQSPSQAHEEKHKRRVKDGCKQQ from the exons ATGGCGAAATCCGTCTTGAGCTCGGACACATTACCGAAGGCAGGCCGAGTAAACGAAG TGTGTCGTGAGTGGCTGGTGCACGAAGATGGAGCACTCGCTTATCGTCTACAAGACGAAGAAA TTAGGGAACACTACACAAGCAACAAAGTTCGCAATGCACAAGTTAGAGAGGATTTACCAAGGGCTAAGGTTGAACAGGAGCTGGAAGAGCTTAGATATCAATCCTATATTCAACAGCA TGTTTCTGATTTTAGAGAGGAAAGAGATGCTCTTGTTGCAAAACAGATTGCATTGTCCTTAGAACGAgaggagagacagagagaaagagaattgCAAGAGCAAATGAGGCTGCAATTGAGATTGGACGACGAAGCTGCACAGCTTGAGCTCGAACGACACATTCAAGAAGAGAAAGATGAG GAATTAGCAAGAAAGCTGCAgcaggaagaagaagaaaatgctATAGATAATCATGATGGTCCTGTTAATGAACAACTACTGCTAGATCAAAAGATTGCGATGGAAGCACAGGATGCAGAACTTGCACGAATGCTTCAGGAAAAGGAGCGAGCAAAAATAAGGAAAGCGAGACAAAGAGCAAAGCAGAGAAAACTAGAACGGCAGCAACTTCAAGAATTAGAGGAGCAGAATCTTACAGAAAAGCCTCAACGACCTGATAGATTAGAATTGAAAGGCACTCAAGGCAAGACTAGAGTACAACCAACTTTAAATTATCCACAATATCCTGATCCTGAAGAAATACAAACGTTAGATGAGTCTGTTGAAAATATAAGAGAAGTGCAAAACGTAGCTGCAATTATTGATCCTACATACAATGGAAGTATGCACAGAAACACTTCAAGTAGCTCAAGTAGCACAGTAAGTCCTACATATGCATTGCCTACACCTCCACAGGAGCTTATGAACGATGATGTTCCATGTTACATGCCTATACAAGGACAACGAAGAAATCAAATGCAATCCCCGTCCCAAGCTCATGAAGAAAAGCATAAACGTCGTGTAAAAGATGGTTGTAAACAGCAgtaa